From Osmerus mordax isolate fOsmMor3 chromosome 8, fOsmMor3.pri, whole genome shotgun sequence, a single genomic window includes:
- the LOC136947241 gene encoding lactoylglutathione lyase-like, with amino-acid sequence MSCKTLTDEAVVSACKEGDPITKDFMMQQTNLRVKDPAKSIDFYTRIMGMTLLQKIDFTPMSFTLYSLGYEEKTDIPVNVKERTAWTFSRRATLELTHNWGSELDDSISYHNGNSEPRGFGHIGIAVPDVYAACKIFEEQGVTFVKKPDQGKMKGLAFIQDPDGYWIEILSPNNMVPLTS; translated from the exons ATGTCATGTAAAACATTGACCGATGAGGCCGTTGTATCAGCGTGCAAGGAAGGGGACCCCATCACCAAG GACTTCATGATGCAGCAAACTAATCTCAGGGTGAAAGACCCTGCGAAATCCATAGACTTTTACACCCGCATCATGGGCATGAC TTTGCTTCAGAAAATAGACTTCACACCCATGTCGTTTACTCTCTACTCCCTGGGGTACGAGGAGAAGACAGACATCCCAGTGAATGTGAAAGAGAGGACAGCGTGGACATTTTCTCGCAGAGCCACTCTTGAGCTCACACA CAACTGGGGCTCGGAGTTGGATGACAGCATTTCATACCACAACGGAAATTCCGAACCTCGGGGCTTTG GTCACATCGGTATTGCTGTACCTGATGTCTATGCAGCCTGTAAAATATTTGAAGAACAAGGAGTAACATTTGTCAAGAAACCAGATCAGG GTAAAATGAAGGGACTGGCTTTCATACAGGACCCTGACGGATACTGGATTGAGATTTTAAGTCCAAACAACATGGTCCCATTAACTTCATAA